In the Lates calcarifer isolate ASB-BC8 linkage group LG16_LG22, TLL_Latcal_v3, whole genome shotgun sequence genome, TAGGTTCAGTGTATTAAGGGACATTTCTTCTAATCTCACACCCAACAGCGATGTCACAGTGTACTAACACACCCTAGATTACACCTCTATATCACCTGTGAGGTGAGAGTTGGTGTTGAACAAGGTTTCACTCATCTTCCATTTGAATCTCTCTCAGGTTCTGGTTTCAGAGGTCTTCCTGGTCCTCCTGGTCCGCCCGGACCACAGGGCCCACCAGGCACTTTCACTAGATCAGTTTCCTATAGCGGAAACTTACCTCGGGAGAGCATCCGGGCTGAAGTTCAGGAGTATCTGACCAGTAAGCTCCTAACATCCCACACAGAAAAGACACGTGACCCCCTTTAACCTCCACAAAACTGCTTCTGCTGAGTCCAGATATCAcagacaaactttttttttttttcaggtgacAGTGTTCGTCGTTACATCACCGGACCACCGGGGCCTCAAGGACCTCAAGGACCTCAAGGAACTCAAGGACCTCAAGGACCTCAAGGACCAAGGGGTCAGAAAGGAGAACGTGGAGAGCCCGGTTACATCCAGACACGCACACAGAGCCAGAGCTACTCTCAGAGTGACTCTCGCTATGGCTCTGAGCACAGAGAGATCGATCTCAGCAAGCTCACCGAGACGCTGGACTACTCCAACGTCGCCTTGAAAGTTACAGACTACATCAAGAGTGAGTGACATTTTGTCTGAACCTTGTTAGACCTGACTAAAGAATAGGATCTGAATACTTGTTCTACCTCTGGCCAACAATGATTGAAGTACTGTTTTCCAACAACCCTCCTGTAGATCAAGGCCTGCTGCAGGAGTATCTGGTTGAGGGTCCTTCCAGGACAAACGTACGAGCGATTCAAGGCCCCCCCGGTCCACCTGGCCCTCCCGGACCACCCGGTTACAGCCGTGTCATTGGGGCCTACGGCAATGTCACAGCTGACCTCATGGACTTCTTCAGAAGTAAGGATACAGAGTTATGATTTTCCACATACTCTATCAGGTTGAATCTTACAGCAATGGAAAATGTTCCAGACTTATGTAAGctgagctggaaaatgttgcttCATCACGACTGAATCTGTGCTTTTGCTCTTGCGCAGCCTATGGCACCATCCCCGGCCCTCCAGGAGGCCCCGGACCAAAGGGAGACAGAGGGTACCCAGGACCCAGAGGAGAGAAGGGTACATTTAAAGCAACGCTGATTTTCCAGTAGTGTTTCAGTGGAGTGACTGAGACAAACAGTCTGAGcgtttttttttgtgtgtgtgtgtgtgtttacaggtgaTCCAGGACGCCCAGGTTTACCAGGATTACCAGGGTCATACACTGTCCAGATTCCACACAGAGTGCAGAAGAGGGATACAGGTAAAATCATCAAATGCTGCCAAACCACATAAAAACTCCAGTGTAACATACATTTAACTCATCACTAcattgttcttttttgttttaaattcatttacTGCAGGCAATAAAGAGGTTGGTCGTCGTCAGCAGCCTCGCCGTCAGGGCTAACATACTACTGGATCATGTCagatttcatttccattttactcttttttttttttttttaagatgttcAACTTAAGCAATgcaagtagaaaaaaaaagaagctcttTATTGTTGCCATGTGCAGAAACGTCAGAggacattttcagaaaataaaaacggGCAAATATATGCGACAGTTAGTGGTCAGAGTTTTTGTGACACAGACTaactatattttttattttggacaTGTGGGTGTATAATGTTTACTTTGCTTAGTTAGAAGCTTGCATTCAAACATTTTTCCGGGGGCAGCTTTGTTTTAAGGAGTATGTATTTTTAAGCGATAGCTAGCGATTGCTGATATTTTAAATTGCactttgcatctttttttcccccatcgCTTGTGTGACTGCTTGAGCGTCTGGTGTACTGTTATTTGTTATATTCGTTGTCTTTGAGGATTATATTGTATTGAGGACTATAAAAGTGTTAATTGTTGTATCAAGGTAAAAGACTtgcaatattttcatgttatcCACATAGGTCAAGTCATCCTGCAGCGTCTAAGACCCCCTGGCAGTTATCCATTCACCCCGTTCAAATTACAAAgcaatttactttttaaaaatttccaAAGCAATGCATCATTATCAGGAGCTGACACAGTCCCAGTCAGTGAGGTTGGTTTGTGCAGCATGGGTGGGTAAGGGTGAATCCAGTTGCTCACATGGTTGAAAGACAGAGACTCATAATCACTGAGAAATGACTGATTGGgttgtatatttttgtataaGAGCGCACTGAAAttgatatattttctttatacaTTTAAGTGTTAGAAAGattaaattataaaatgttCCCAGATTATGTTTTACATGATTGAACTTACTGACATTTGATCAATAtatttgaaacacacacaaataaatctatttttgGACTTGTGAGTCTTGATATTTGTTATGACTAAATTGATCTCGAAGATGTTTCAAGACAGTTACAATGTCAAATGAACAgtcaatattttatttacaacaaaaaaaatgtcaatttttgTAAAGacactttaaatacatttgatCTGACATCAAAAATGCATATACTAAGAATATCCATTGTGGTAGAATGACAACTGAACGGCACCTTAAAATGCTGTaacttaacaaaataaaaaaatatttcaaatctaTGGGGCGTATGGTGTAATTCACAAGACACAGTCTCCAATAACCCCAATAAAAATCCAGCATTCATGACAAAACACTTGTCAATGATGATGTCAGCATACAGAAATTCTAACATGCACTGATGATATGCAGTGGCAAAATAAACCAATCAGGTATCTTGGATTAGGtctcttttttttgtgaacCGTCAATGCTTTGCTCGTAAAATACAGCGAAGGACGTCTTCTTGGACACTGAAATTCATACAGTTACAGATACAGCATTATACCTTTCATACAACACTGGTCTCAACAAGAGCAAAAGCTCACCATAAAGAGCGATTACAGCATCGATATATCAGGAATATGTGTTTAGAAAACTAGATGTGGTCATAAAATACTAAGGATGTATTTgagaaaaaaggtaaaattatatttttaaaaaaggcaggCAGAAATGTTCAAACAATTCAGTCAGTTTGGAGTTTGAATAGGCTTGGGTGAGACAAAGGTGACTTGCTGTCAAACATACATTGACAGTTTTACTACtgcatatatttttttctttagctcATGTGGCAAAACAGTGCAAATCAACAGCTTTACATTCCTTTAGTATCCATTCGTGTTCATCCTCCACAACACTGCTCAAAGTAACTCCCAGAAGGTAAAGTGATTTATttcatatataaaaaaagatttcaGCATTCTCCAGCAGGGAACAGGTCACCTCTGTGTTTAAGTTAAAGAGGAGAATGTGTGTTTCAGGAGTGCGGTACTGAAATTATATGCTAAAGCAATAGTTCTACTTTTGTTCATCTCTGAAGACTGTAAAATCCTCTTGATAAGGCCAGTATCTGATAAACTTCATAGGTACAGACATGTAACGTTTCACTCATTTACAACACAGTACATTTCTTTAACTCACAGCCTTATGATCCCAACATGTTTCTGACTCATGACGGTAACAGACATTGACTACACAGCCATAACAAAATCCACTGACTCGTCAATATATCTCAGTTTCAACCAGCTTTACCTTCCATGCAGAAAAACGAGATCTCAGAGTTGGCTTCATcacatttctacattttgtgATTATGGGTGGACAATAACCAGCTATTTAGGTGCAACAACAAGTGCGCTTCTATTTACTGCAAGCTGTAAAGAACACAGGGAAGTGCCtaaatgcaggaaaaaagaaCACGAGGCACTGGAGACCATTCAAATTGTAGCAGGCTGTGCTTACAATAATCTGATAAGCATGATTGGCCTTAGCTACCGACTGCAGACTTTTCAATTTCGAACATGCTCAAAAAAGTGCATATTATCCGTCGGACGATTTCCCAacaagctgagaaaaaaaactgatttaagtGCGTGTGTAGGCACGTCATGCTCACTAATGGTGGAATCAAAGCAGTGAagacattttcacgttttatCGGTAATGGTCAGAGAAATGATGTCGCTCTGCTCGGAAAGCGTTTCATGAGTGCAGCCGAGTTTGACGGGTAGTCTGTTCCTGCAGCACGGATGGGGAATGCGAGGCTATAAACCAGAGTTGTGCAGGTTTGGGATGGGGTAAAATTTGGATACTCGACTCTGGGTGGTGGGGTTAAGGCATTCGGATTCACCACTCATCTTGAAGAAGACCTCCTGCTCCTGGAGCTTCCGTGTGAACTCCTCCTCTAATgcctgcagggggcagcagaTACAAACAACTGAGTCAACCACCTTGAAGATTacatgacagagaaaaaatctgagctgcaggagctggaTACTGAACACGTGAGTATGAGTAAAGAGACATTTTGTAAAGGATATTAAACTCACCTTCTTCCTGGGTCTGAGCTTCTCTCTCCACTCCTTTATCTCTTGGCTGTGCTCCTCATCCAGCTCCTTCAGCTTTTGGGTCTCGTGTTCAATCAGAAGGTGGCATTTCTCATtctgaaagaaaatgtaagtAAACACTGAATTAATGTTCTGAATTAATGAGTAATACCTGCTTCCTTTATCTGCACTGGAATATACTTAtgtctcttgtttttctcatgaTCCTTCTACAAGTCACAGCCCAATATTTATGATCTAGGTATTGAAGCTTGTTCTTCTGTTGCAtctataaaatattttccagaacacgtaaaacataaaaaatgtgtgtgtgtctgtgtgtgtatctgtttgtgttgtagccccacctgcagctgctgcagctccctGATGTTGGAGTCGCACTGCAGCTGAAGATCTCTCATCTGGTTCTCGTGTTTCTGGTGTTGATGGAGCCTCTCGTTCTTCTGCCGCTTCTCTTCCTGGGAAGCGAACTGGACCACACGGGTGAAAATACATCAACTGTTAATGGCAAGTCCCTCCAACTCACAACACTGTGCCAAACAAAACCACTGAGCGATCGGTCTTTTTTTGGCAGAAAGGTCATGTTTTGAAAAGTGGTGGTGCTCGTGCTGCAGGCAGCGCTCACAGGCAGAATGATAGAGTGGTGATTACACAGGAGGACAAGAGAGGGGCCTTTTCATTTCAAGCACGTACTATGCTGAttgtaaacacacaaatcatACTTCTCCGtgtctctgttttatatgacattttaaagtgtcagaaaatgcaagctacttttttttttaccaacaacttcttcctcctctgagatTGCACGCTGGTTTTATCTGAACAAAACTAAACTGACACAACATTTTGAGGATGACGGAGCTGGGGAAGCTTGTGAAATGGTGACTGGAAAGTTACTGGTCTGAAATCCAGACAGGCTGGGATAATTAAAAGTGCTGTGTTAGTATTGGGCAGATCCTGAGTGTGACCGAGTGCCAGAGTGACATAGTGTTGCTAAAAAAAGACCTTGCATGTTCAGTCACTTCTCCTTAAAAGTGACAAGTAGAAATTGttaaacaaactgcagcagcagcagcaggagtccATGCTCGCTGTCCGTACCTGTTTTATCcgctctctctcctgctctgggGTGACTGCTGCCGTGGCGGTGATGCGGAGGCTTTTCTTGAACATGGCCATGCGGGTCTTGGCCTCGCTGCGCTGGATCTTGGGCAGACGGACCCTCTCTTGAGtctgtttgttcttcatctcctctATCAGCCGCTGGTTGTAGCGCTGCATCTGCTCCATCTCCTATAAAATGAAATACGCACATGGTTTTGAGTTCACTAGGGTCTCTTAAACAAGACCCTATGTTTCTCcgtgcagatttttttttttccttacctTCTCGTGCCTCTTCAGCAGCTGGTGTCTTTGCAGGAAGTACTGgtctttcagctgctgcttcagctgctgGTGCTTCTCCTGCAGGTGGCGCTCCTCCAACTCCCACATGGCTGCCTCTCGAGCTACAAAACACGTGTGAGAGGAATGTGTGTTATcagacatgcacatgcatgttaGCTTGTGACAAGTGGAGAGAACAAAAACAGGCGGGCAACACTGTCAAGACGTTCGACAAGCTGTAACATGTCCTCTTAAAACAGCACGCCTGTACTGCATTGGTCTGAATGTCAGAGTTAATATTTACACACTGGTGGCGAGAAAAGAAGGCATTACTGACAATGCCAAAGCTTCAAGTCTCTACAATCTGATTTTTGtactaaaataaacacaaagttgtAGTTTAACCAGTAAATTTAAAAGCTGTAACGTTAAGTGGTGTAGTAAAAGTAGTTTTTTGTCCAGCTGATACCtctcatcagctgctgcttgtgGTTGAGGCAGTCTCTCTCGATAGTGGCGATCTCCAGTTTATGCTGCTGTATGATCTTCTTTAGAGCTCCGTCCAGGTCTTGCTGTTGCTTCTGTAGGAATTCCTGCTCCTGAAGGGAGAGCGGTGAGAAACATTCAGAGGGAAgccatgggggggggggtcacacaGAGGGACAGccaagagcagagagagaggaagcagaataaaatgtcacactgcCTGAGATAAAATTATATAATCTAGTCAAGTCATCCACTTCAAGTTCAGCACAACACAGAGCACTAAGATGTCACATCATCAACTGGAATCAGTAGAGGAGACACTCAGAGATCATGGATGGCAACGATCCACAatggaggtgaagagagagagggagagaaagaggaagaaaagttAACAGTTCAGTAGAGATTCAGATTCACTGTTTTATGTAAGACAACATCTACATCAACATTCACATCGTCCAGAGCACAGCCTACATTATGCCTGACTCATTACATAACAACCAATTTTCATTTCTATATTTACCCATAACTTAAAAAGATGTAATGATCTACTCTTAAGATTTCTAAAACCTAGCTGTTGGGAAATTGTAGGCTATGTGTTGCAATTGATCATGTAATCACACAGAATTCACTGTATCAGCAGAAAACCTAGGTAATGTTAGCATATGTAATAGtgtcataaaaataaactaaaactgGTTAAAGTCTAATACCATAACCAAATTATGCACAATACCAGTGACTTTTACATCAATCCTGTAAGGCAGTTAGTCTATATTTGGATCCCGgctgacagagacaaacatggaTCCAGACAGAGGGGGATCAACGACTACAGCACCTCTGGGACAGAGCACTGCACATGTTTACTGCCAAACTCAATCTAGTCTGAcgcaaatataaataaaaccataTAAAATACACAGACTAGATGTAGAACATTTGGTGGAAGAAGAAATactgagcaggaggaggagagagaaccactgcacaaacacagtgatgacaacactcaaaaaaaaaaaaaaaaaaaaacccaaaaaaacaaaacactgcccATGCTTACATGTGTCATTCTTAAAATAAATCTAACCATCACAGACTACCCTGCCACTTGACTTTGCACACATCTAAGTATGGGCcagagacggagagaaaacAGGGCGGGAGTGGGGCGAGGTGTGGGGGACTTACATCCTGCATCTGAGCGTTGAAGAGTGCGCATGAGGACAACTGAAAAGACTGTATCATAACCTGGGCCACTGCCTGCGGAGGAGAGCACACAGCGCACTCGCCCTGATCAGGGACAGACAGCATACAGCAGGAggatctctctctcacacacacacacacacacattaacaccaacacacacatatgctgaTTCTTCCTAAATTATGTAAGAGATGGCCCTTTCCACTTTGGGAAAATCTGTGAGTTTAAGGCGAGCAGCACAGTCCTGCATAAATGTTAGGGAGAAGTCAGTTAATTAGTTATAACGCTCTTCTCATAATTCCAGCATTTCAGTTTAATCCAGCTAGCAAAAGGGCAGCGTTGTTACTTTCCATGCTACTGTTAATAATCTGAGAGTTaccttttaaagaaaagaaggtCTTTATCCACATGACTTAGCATCTAGTTCATAAAAGACGCATAGGAAAACAAAGTTTGATGTCTACTAAGGAGACAAAAGCTGTGTCTGTAATCGCTCCCTTGTTTATTAATTCACTGTTTCCTACATAAGAAACACTCAGGAGTACTCTGCTGTGAGCAGCAAACTGAGAGCAGCCACTTATgaatgatcatcatcatcatctgcatcACCACTGACAAGTGTAACTAACTGTAACTAGATAAGTATTCTCAGGAGTAAAGGACTGCACTGTGAGATGTTAAGTAAACAGCAGCATACATTCTATAGATAGTACAACTACCAACTCATTTCATTATCGTTTattctgctgattattttcttgatttattgattaatcatttggtctacaaaatgtcagtttcaacagttcaaaacccagAGATATTGTGTTTACTATCAGCActaagaaaacaacaactagTAACTTGAATTTACTGTATGAGACTTTTAAAATttgactgaaacaattaatcgaTTGCTGATAAATTTTCTGTTGAGCTTAATGCTGCTCAACCATACCTAAAAATCAGGCActcaaatgaaatgtcagaagGTTATTACGGTGTACCAGCTGGAAAATAAAGAGCGATTACAGACACAGTgattctttgtgtttgtgtgtatatgaaaATCTCATGTGGATGAATCAGATTatagggagagaggaagaaaggagaaagagagagaaagtaaccTCTTACTCCTCCACAGAGTAAGAGGTCGCAGGTGATGGTTTACCTCTGCAGTCTTAAGGAGCGATAGGTCCTCCTTTAAGCGTTTCATGAGCTCTTTTCTCATGTGTTTGGGTGACTgtccaacttcctgtttgacctacagtgtgtgtgcagaaactGGTAGATGCTGTATATTTTGAAAATCTGGCCAAAGCTGGCCAACAAGAGTACGAGACATGCACAGCCCACTTTGAGAGGAGAGGTACTGCATCCAGCCACCAACTGATTTAAAGTCAGCATGCTCAAATCCCACGGCCTGAGAGTGATGCTTCTTTGAACTAGTCAGTCAGTCTTATGATTAGTAGTTTGTCAGAGCTGTCAGTTTGAACTGCAGGAGTTAGAGAAAGTCAAGAGAAAGTTGAAAGAAAGATTTGAATGCTACGTGGCAGAAGATTAGTCTCAAAAACAGCTCCTCTCGTATTACTTTGCGTTTGATTGAGTCCCACAGCCATCAGGATGATTATTctgactgaaattaaaaaccaGAGTAACTGAGTTGGAACCAGCTGGTAACTATGACCTCTGAATGTTTTACAGTCCTGACTTACAGCACTGCTGCCAAGTTCTAAATTTATAACTGAATGAAGAGAAGACAAAGTATGCATTAAATCTCCCTACTTATTCAAGACTAAAGCTGCAACTACTagtttcattatcagttaatgtGTAAATTATGTTCttgaattgattaattgattaattctTTGGTTGGAAAAAGTGACAAATGGCATCATAATTTTCTAACACTCAAGGTGGCATCttaaaaaagtgtgttttgtccGAAAAATCAAAGATAGTTGATTTACTATCACGTAATACAAAGAAATCCTTACATTTGCGAAGCATGAACAACATtacatttggcatttttgctttaaagttACTTAAGTGATGATctgattatcaaaatacttGTAGATCAATACATTGattaattgttgcagctctaaaagACACTATTCCATATCAGTTACTCTGATGCAAGGCTTTTAAAATTTCCCCTGAATGAACCCAACACCACTCCAAAACTTGGCCACCACATGACCAAAGCCacctcacacactcatacaagAGATATGGTTAGTTAAAATACACAGCAACAGTACATTTTGGATAAACATTGCAAACACAACAAGTACTAAAAAAACTACACATTTTATCAGTAAGCAGTAGCTTATATTTTTGAAGCAAATAACACAAGCTGAAGCAACCACTTTAAGCTGACCTGCAATAAGATATTTTTCAGCACAGTGAAAATATACTCTGAAGTGGCCCCAGAAAGCAAACGGTGAGCAGCACAATCACCACCAAGCCATCATAGTACACAATGGATGCCAAATGGCACTATACTGCCATAAAAATGCCATataaagcaaaacacaacaaacaaactacaAGTACACCCAACACACCCAACAAAGCATTTAAGGCTGCcaagcagagggagagaggcagaaaagtCTAATAAGACTAATAAAGACCTAGCATGTAAAACAAGCCCAGCACACTATCATGATAAGGTTTTAAGCTTAGCCTGAGATTGAACTTTATTAAATAGTTATCCAAAATAGCCTCTGTAGCAACCAGAAGCCTCAGGGCAGATGAATAATGGATACAACAACATGGAGCTTGCAGCATTTAGGAGAAAGATAGCACAGTCTGTCTGTTGCCATCATTTGCACACATACAGCACCAGGCAGAGCAGCAAGGAGCACCACTCCCATAGGATTAATATGGCACGGCCAAGTAAGCCACCGGCTAAGTTGTTAAACACATGCCCCACTGAACAGCTCGTATCTATGACATGCAAATGTTTACAACCCCAAGCCTCCCCCTGTTTAGAGCTGATCAGACCACTAAAGGCACTTCCATGCAGAAAAAAGGTGGTCATGCACGACCATACCTCTTTCTTGCGGTTTTTCAGCATGTTTTGGAACTTGGAGAGCTCCTTGTCTTGATCTGCTTTGATGCGTTTGGCTTCGTCTCGGAGCCGGCTGGTGTGATCCTGTTCCAGTCGCTCGATGGtctgcttctgcttcttctcAAGATTTTCCACCTCTTGGTCATACTGCCGCTTCTTAGCCTGCACGGACAGAGTCAACAGAATCAGACACTAGTGTCAGCTTGACAAGATGACTATAGGGACTTTGTTGCttgggagggaggagaaaattAACTGTAAAAGACATCTATATAGAGTCATTTAAcctgtagtagtagtagtagtacagaCTCAAATGGAAGTTTCTAATAATATGACCATCACTGTGCAATGCTTCACAGTAGAAAtactaaatgactaaatgatGAGTAAAACGGACAAACAAGTGTTTAGCTTCATGTAAGTTCCTCCGTGAGACTTTTTGGAGttggcaaataaaaaaaacaccacctcTGTATGAACAAAGTGACTCACAGTAGTTTCCTGTTCAAAGCGCCGGTagatctgctctctctgctgctgcagcttgttgctcagctgctgctgcgccctctgctcctctttctgCAGCAGGCGCAGCTCTCTCAGCTCCTGCCGCCTGAGGAAACCACAGCAACAGTGCAGTCAAGGTGTCGCCATGTTTCCCCTCTCAAGTTGAATAGTTTGTCATTAATGAGACaggattatttttcatttctgagaTGGGATTTTATAGTTGAATATTCTGATCTGGTCTGTTATACATGCTAACTCTGTGCATTACTGATATTAAGGTCATAAACCCCACAGTAAAGAGTCAGACAGCACTTGTATAAACACTCAGAGCAGCACGTCTCATGTCTTTAAAAGGCAGCATGGGAGATGACAGTAACATAATGCAGCATTCATCACAGGAGATAACCCATCTGGCATTTGTAAAAAGCTGTGGGAGTTGTGAAATGAACAAGAACTATTTAAGGCAGGCATGTTAAATAGGTCATGTCCCATATTTAGACCCACAGTATGTCACTCAGATTGGATACAGACGTACCTCAGGAACCTCATCTCCTCACTCTTGGTGTCGTTATCTGTCACTATCTTCGATGTCGTCACGCTGACCTCCACGCCATCCACCATGAACTTACGTGTCTTCTTCAGAGTCTTTTTCTGACGTTTTGACTCCTACAAATGAAACAGGGATGTTTTGGGGCAGAAATTACTAAAATAGTGTTgataattgaaaaaaattgtTTGTAAGTGAGAGACAGATTATGTTACCTGCATGGAAATAGAGCCTCCTTCTTTGCTCTTGGACAGGAAGCTGGAGATGGACAGATTGAGGTCAAGGCTGTTGctatcagcagcagagctgctTCCAGAGTCAGAGTCCTTCTCCACATCTGGCTTGATCACAGCAGGGCTTCCTTGCTCCATCTTGGTTTCAGAATCAGTTTCACTCTCTGGGACAGAGACGGCATCTTGGGAAGTGCTCTCATCGGCACGGGTAgctttctcttcatcttccttcACAGGGACTTCTTTGGATGGCAACACTTGTTCTGAATCCTCAGAGGTGTCTTTGACCTCATCACTGACTCCATTTGTGGATTCAGTTGGTGCCTGTTTCTCCGGTTCACCCTCCTCTCTGGTCTGTTTCTCTTGCTCaggctgctctgtctctgctgcgGCCTCAACCTCAGGCTTTTCCTCTGGCTGACTTTCCATGATCTCCTTCTCCAACACAACATCAGTGGAAGACTCATCCACACTGGACTTTGTGTCTGCCTCTCCATTTATGTTTGTGCCCATTACATTTGATTCGAtattctctgtgtttatatttacatcTGTGCCATTAGCTGTGTCTATTATTCTGTCCTCCGTCACTTTGTGCTGAGGTATCTCCTCACCTggttctttgcttttttctacTACCTGTCCTACTTCTCCTGATATAGATTCTGCTTCCTGTTGTGCATCTTCAGGTTGCTCTTGTGATTCCCTGGATTCCTCTGTACctacttctttttcttcttctttgtctttcacaTCATGAGgctttatttcttcttctctttcttggGTAGGTTCatcctttgttttctcttcttgtgtctcctcgtcctcctcgGTTTCATGACCATCTGTGGCAAGTTCTTGGGCATCTACAGGCTCAGCAGGAGTCTCTTTGCCTCGACCATCTTCTGGTTTAACCTGTGTAGGATCTTGTGAGACAGACTCCTTGGTGGGCTCTATTAGCCCAGAGGCCAGGTCTTCATTACTGGCGTCAGACACCTCATTgagtttctcctcctcagtcttGTCGACCTCACTTGTTCCAAGTCCTTCATCAGAGAGCTTATCGCTGACCCGGTCCTCTGCAGGCTCTGCCTCTATCTTTTCTGTAACAGATTCCAGCGTGGAGGGAGTTGGTGGGACTTTGTCATCCTCTGAGCTGGCAACACTAGCATCTGATGGTGCTCGCTTGTGCCCAGGAACAGCCTGAGCCAACAGttagaaaaaatatgaaaatgtcatcagtgaTAGATAGAAAAGGTCACAGCACTGTCTTTCACAAAGGTATAAACAAtgactgttaaaataaaaaaataaaaaaattggcTGAGACCTATTATGTTTGTTACTGGGTGTACACACACCAATTAAAGTACATACGAGAGGTGTATCAggctcttcttcctcctcttcctctttgctaTCCTCGATCTCCTCTGTGACCTCAGCTTTGGCCTCAGCTATGAGTTCTCTAAGAGGTCTGCTATTGGTTACACTGGTGACAAAGGGATGCTACATAGATGGATAGGACATCAAAATGAATTAAGAATCTTTGTCCTTCACAGACTGTCTTCTGTAAAGTATGTCAGCACAAGCaagcaga is a window encoding:
- the slka gene encoding STE20-like serine/threonine-protein kinase isoform X2, with protein sequence MSFFNFRKIFKLGPDKKKKQYEHVHRDVNPEEIWEIIGELGDGAFGKVYKAQNKQNGTLAAAKVIDTKTEDELEDYMVEIDILASCNHHHIVKLLDAFYFEGKLWILIEFCAGGAVDAIMLELERPLTEPQIRVVCKQTLEALSYLHENKVIHRDLKAGNILLSLDGDVKLADFGVSAKNTKTLQRRDSFIGTPYWMAPEVVMCETSKDRPYDYKADIWSLGVTLIELAQIEPPNHEMNPMRVLLKIAKSEPPTLMHPSRWSPEFNDFLRKALDKNVDNRWGSVQLLQHPFVTSVTNSRPLRELIAEAKAEVTEEIEDSKEEEEEEEPDTPLAVPGHKRAPSDASVASSEDDKVPPTPSTLESVTEKIEAEPAEDRVSDKLSDEGLGTSEVDKTEEEKLNEVSDASNEDLASGLIEPTKESVSQDPTQVKPEDGRGKETPAEPVDAQELATDGHETEEDEETQEEKTKDEPTQEREEEIKPHDVKDKEEEKEVGTEESRESQEQPEDAQQEAESISGEVGQVVEKSKEPGEEIPQHKVTEDRIIDTANGTDVNINTENIESNVMGTNINGEADTKSSVDESSTDVVLEKEIMESQPEEKPEVEAAAETEQPEQEKQTREEGEPEKQAPTESTNGVSDEVKDTSEDSEQVLPSKEVPVKEDEEKATRADESTSQDAVSVPESETDSETKMEQGSPAVIKPDVEKDSDSGSSSAADSNSLDLNLSISSFLSKSKEGGSISMQESKRQKKTLKKTRKFMVDGVEVSVTTSKIVTDNDTKSEEMRFLRRQELRELRLLQKEEQRAQQQLSNKLQQQREQIYRRFEQETTAKKRQYDQEVENLEKKQKQTIERLEQDHTSRLRDEAKRIKADQDKELSKFQNMLKNRKKEVKQEVGQSPKHMRKELMKRLKEDLSLLKTAEEQEFLQKQQQDLDGALKKIIQQHKLEIATIERDCLNHKQQLMRAREAAMWELEERHLQEKHQQLKQQLKDQYFLQRHQLLKRHEKEMEQMQRYNQRLIEEMKNKQTQERVRLPKIQRSEAKTRMAMFKKSLRITATAAVTPEQERERIKQFASQEEKRQKNERLHQHQKHENQMRDLQLQCDSNIRELQQLQNEKCHLLIEHETQKLKELDEEHSQEIKEWREKLRPRKKALEEEFTRKLQEQEVFFKMSGESECLNPTTQSRVSKFYPIPNLHNSGL